In Anseongella ginsenosidimutans, one genomic interval encodes:
- the dcd gene encoding dCTP deaminase — translation MILSDKRILEEIENGSIVIEPFDLKYLGTNSYDVHLGKYLACYRQRVLDARIHNEVEHFEIPAEGFVLQPGTLYLGVTMEYTETHRHVPFLEGKSSTGRLGIDIHATAGKGDVGFCNTWTLEISCAQPVRIYAGMPIGQLIYFVVEGEIATLYNEKSSAKYNLRSTLPVESMMWKNDFMKP, via the coding sequence ATGATCTTATCCGATAAACGTATCCTCGAAGAAATAGAAAATGGGTCCATCGTAATTGAACCCTTTGACCTGAAATACCTCGGTACCAATTCCTACGATGTCCATCTTGGAAAATACCTGGCCTGTTACCGGCAGCGGGTGCTTGATGCCCGCATTCATAATGAAGTGGAACATTTTGAAATTCCCGCCGAAGGTTTTGTCCTGCAGCCCGGCACCCTCTACCTGGGAGTGACCATGGAATACACGGAAACACACCGGCATGTTCCATTCCTGGAAGGGAAATCCAGTACGGGACGCCTTGGAATTGATATCCATGCCACCGCCGGGAAAGGGGATGTAGGCTTTTGCAATACTTGGACGCTGGAAATCTCATGTGCGCAACCCGTGCGTATTTATGCCGGAATGCCTATTGGCCAGCTGATCTATTTCGTGGTGGAAGGCGAAATCGCCACCCTGTACAATGAAAAAAGCTCGGCCAAATATAACCTGCGCAGCACCTTACCGGTGGAATCCATGATGTGGAAAAATGATTTCATGAAGCCATAA
- the purD gene encoding phosphoribosylamine--glycine ligase gives MNVLLIGSGGREHAFAWKIAQSPRCDKLYIAPGNAGTSACGENVAIDPLDFEGISQFALEKKIDLVLVGPEEPLVKGVSDYFMASDTHRHIPVIGPGKAGAQLEGSKDFSKQFMERHGIPTAAYASFTGTGITAALEYLENQPLPIVLKADGLAAGKGVLICETREQARQELEEMLLNAKFGAASEKVVVEQFLEGIELSVFVLTDGNSYKILPEAKDYKRIGEGDTGLNTGGMGSVSPVPFADKEFMEKVEKRIVIPTIEGLKKDGIPYKGFIFVGLMNMDGEPYVIEYNVRMGDPETESVLPRIQSDLLELLQATAENKLEEQELLIDPRQAATVVLVSGGYPGSYEKGKRIGGLDEVENSLLFHAGTSLNEEGHCVTAGGRVLAVTSLSEKAEDALRTSIKNAGSLNFDGKYFRSDIGFDLF, from the coding sequence ATGAACGTATTACTGATCGGATCCGGCGGCCGCGAGCATGCTTTTGCCTGGAAAATAGCCCAAAGCCCCCGTTGTGACAAATTATACATCGCCCCCGGTAACGCGGGTACTTCGGCCTGCGGAGAAAACGTTGCCATCGACCCGCTGGATTTCGAAGGCATCTCTCAATTTGCGCTGGAGAAGAAAATAGACCTTGTACTGGTAGGGCCTGAGGAGCCGCTTGTAAAAGGGGTCAGCGATTATTTTATGGCCAGTGATACCCACCGCCACATTCCGGTTATCGGCCCCGGGAAAGCGGGGGCGCAATTGGAAGGAAGCAAGGATTTTTCGAAGCAGTTTATGGAACGGCACGGCATACCCACCGCGGCCTATGCCAGCTTCACCGGCACCGGCATAACAGCCGCGCTGGAATACCTTGAAAACCAACCCCTTCCCATCGTATTAAAAGCAGACGGCCTGGCAGCAGGAAAAGGAGTGCTTATTTGCGAAACGCGGGAACAGGCCAGACAGGAACTGGAAGAAATGCTGCTGAACGCTAAATTTGGTGCGGCCAGCGAAAAAGTAGTAGTGGAACAATTCCTGGAAGGCATTGAGCTGTCCGTATTTGTCCTCACGGACGGAAATTCCTATAAAATATTACCCGAGGCTAAAGATTATAAACGTATCGGCGAAGGAGATACGGGATTGAATACAGGCGGCATGGGATCCGTTTCACCGGTTCCCTTTGCGGATAAGGAATTCATGGAAAAAGTCGAAAAGCGCATCGTGATACCTACTATCGAGGGGTTGAAAAAAGACGGCATTCCTTATAAAGGCTTTATTTTCGTTGGCCTGATGAATATGGATGGAGAACCTTACGTGATCGAATACAATGTGCGCATGGGCGATCCCGAAACAGAAAGCGTTCTGCCAAGGATCCAGTCTGACCTGCTCGAATTATTGCAGGCAACCGCGGAGAATAAACTGGAAGAACAGGAATTGCTTATTGACCCTCGCCAGGCGGCCACGGTAGTCCTCGTTTCCGGCGGCTACCCGGGCAGTTACGAAAAAGGGAAGCGTATCGGGGGCCTTGACGAAGTCGAAAACAGCCTTCTCTTCCACGCAGGGACCAGCCTGAACGAGGAGGGCCATTGTGTTACCGCGGGAGGGCGCGTACTGGCGGTAACTTCCCTGTCGGAAAAGGCCGAAGACGCTCTCCGGACCTCGATTAAAAATGCGGGAAGCCTAAACTTTGATGGAAAATACTTTCGAAGCGATATAGGTTTTGATTTATTTTAA
- a CDS encoding HEAT repeat domain-containing protein: MLKYKNLFFALGLPLFLAAACNRGPADKRIVEMAPAAADSMARLIESRVKPELAEGLSISLWGVDSLVADPVAIHVDDRGRLWYTRTNRQKHSEFDIRGHRDWEIASIALETVEDKRAFLHKVLAPENSAQNQWLEDLNADSSHDWRDMTVEKEHVYRLEDRSGDGVADFSQLVVEDFHEEVTDVAGAVLSDGEDLYVGVGPDMWRMKDRNGDGLADSKESISHGYGVHIGFGGHGMSGLAKGPDGRIYWGIGDIGFNGVGPDGKKWKYPNQGVIVRANPDGSDFEVFAAGLRNTHEFVFDEYGNLISVDNDGDHPGEKERLVYIVNGSDAGWRINWQFGKYRDPDNNTYKVWMDEQMFKPRFEGQAAYIVPPISNYISGPAGMVYNPGTALGPEWKNTFFISEFVGNPARSAIHSFRLKPSGAGFELAGTQTVMKGILATGIDFGPDGALYIGDWIDGWNTKNYGRIWKMDAESGADRAERRETKALLGADFARFEPAKLAGLLANPDMRVRQKAQFELAKRGRDGVAVFRESISRTGNQLARIHGIWGISQMAREDSQHGRLLLPLLNDSDPEIRAQAAKWLGDIRFAEAGAALIPLLEDTSARARFFAAEALGRIAYEPAIQPIISLLAANDGKDVYIRHAGSLALARIRKTEPLAALASHPSRAVRIAAVVALRRMKSPELARFLSDQDEFIVTEAARAINDDHFIKEALPALANVLNEDRFREEALIRRAINACLWTGTEASMQNLIDYALREDAPAAMRAEAVDALSTWARPSVLDRVTGRYRGEVERDPALVQERSAEALLRLLSDEETGLRLSAANALGKLKISRGAPDLLVRLENDQASEVRVAALEALALLEYEQIGEAIARALSDPEKSVRIAGLDLLPEMNLPAEQKVSLLSGVIATKTSGEKQAALLTLGNLSAESTRPAFDRLLEQLAAGKIAPEIRLELAEAIDSTHSAELTEKLQAINAGLAPDTSMAAYAGLLFGGDVGKGRSILFSNQTAQCMRCHSIDDYGANIAPNLNGVASRNTREQLLESLIAPSARITPGYGFVTVELEGGKSLTGVLQRENDNSLTLKVGDEPDTLIYKKQVVRRTNAPSSMPVMKDILSKREIRDLVSFLATLKE; this comes from the coding sequence ATGCTGAAATACAAAAACTTATTTTTCGCGTTAGGTTTGCCGCTCTTCCTGGCGGCTGCATGTAACAGAGGCCCTGCCGATAAAAGAATAGTTGAAATGGCGCCGGCCGCGGCCGATAGCATGGCCAGACTGATCGAATCCCGGGTGAAACCCGAGCTGGCCGAAGGCCTTTCCATCAGCTTATGGGGAGTTGATTCCCTGGTAGCCGATCCCGTAGCCATTCATGTCGATGACCGGGGACGCCTTTGGTACACCCGGACAAACCGGCAGAAACATTCGGAATTTGATATCCGCGGGCACCGGGACTGGGAAATTGCTTCCATTGCGCTGGAAACGGTAGAAGATAAGCGGGCATTCCTGCATAAGGTGCTGGCGCCGGAAAACAGCGCTCAAAACCAGTGGCTGGAAGACCTGAATGCCGACAGTTCTCATGACTGGCGGGATATGACGGTTGAAAAAGAACATGTTTACCGCCTTGAAGATCGTTCCGGCGACGGGGTGGCCGACTTTTCTCAGCTGGTAGTGGAAGACTTCCATGAGGAAGTGACCGATGTAGCGGGTGCGGTACTTTCCGACGGCGAGGATCTTTATGTAGGTGTTGGTCCGGATATGTGGCGAATGAAAGACCGGAACGGGGACGGGCTGGCCGATTCAAAAGAATCCATCTCGCACGGTTACGGCGTACACATCGGGTTCGGGGGGCATGGGATGTCAGGACTGGCGAAAGGACCGGACGGGCGGATCTACTGGGGTATCGGCGATATCGGGTTTAACGGCGTGGGCCCCGACGGCAAAAAATGGAAATACCCGAACCAGGGGGTGATCGTGCGGGCCAACCCGGACGGCAGTGATTTTGAAGTCTTTGCAGCCGGCCTGCGGAATACGCATGAGTTTGTTTTTGACGAATATGGAAACCTGATCAGTGTGGACAATGATGGGGACCATCCCGGGGAGAAGGAGCGACTCGTGTATATTGTTAACGGTTCCGACGCCGGCTGGCGTATTAACTGGCAATTTGGAAAATACCGCGATCCGGATAATAATACCTATAAGGTGTGGATGGACGAACAGATGTTCAAACCGCGGTTTGAAGGGCAGGCGGCTTACATCGTGCCTCCCATTTCCAACTATATAAGCGGGCCGGCCGGCATGGTTTATAACCCCGGAACGGCCCTTGGCCCCGAATGGAAGAATACCTTCTTTATTTCCGAATTCGTGGGTAACCCGGCGCGGTCAGCGATTCATTCCTTCCGCCTGAAGCCTTCCGGCGCCGGTTTTGAGCTGGCCGGGACACAAACGGTGATGAAAGGGATCCTGGCCACGGGAATTGATTTTGGCCCGGACGGGGCCTTGTATATCGGGGACTGGATAGATGGCTGGAACACGAAAAACTATGGCCGCATCTGGAAAATGGACGCGGAAAGCGGCGCCGACCGGGCGGAGCGCCGGGAAACCAAGGCCCTGCTGGGAGCAGATTTCGCCCGGTTTGAACCCGCCAAGCTTGCCGGGTTATTAGCGAACCCTGATATGCGCGTAAGGCAAAAAGCACAGTTTGAACTGGCTAAGCGCGGCAGGGACGGAGTGGCTGTTTTCCGCGAAAGCATTTCCCGGACCGGGAACCAGCTTGCGCGGATCCACGGCATATGGGGGATCAGCCAAATGGCACGGGAAGACTCGCAGCACGGGCGCTTATTACTGCCCCTGCTGAACGATAGCGATCCCGAGATCCGGGCTCAGGCGGCTAAATGGCTGGGGGATATTCGTTTCGCGGAAGCAGGAGCGGCGCTGATCCCTCTCCTGGAAGATACCTCTGCACGCGCCCGTTTCTTTGCCGCCGAGGCACTGGGCAGGATTGCTTATGAACCGGCCATTCAGCCCATTATTTCACTTCTTGCCGCAAACGACGGGAAAGATGTGTATATCCGGCATGCGGGAAGCCTGGCCCTGGCGCGGATAAGAAAGACGGAGCCTCTGGCAGCGCTGGCTTCACATCCCTCCCGCGCGGTTCGCATTGCCGCGGTAGTGGCTTTGCGGCGAATGAAAAGCCCGGAACTTGCCCGTTTCCTGAGCGATCAGGATGAATTCATCGTCACCGAGGCCGCCCGCGCCATTAACGACGATCATTTTATTAAGGAAGCGTTGCCGGCGCTGGCAAATGTGCTGAATGAGGACCGTTTCCGTGAAGAAGCCCTGATCAGGCGGGCCATCAATGCCTGCCTTTGGACGGGAACCGAAGCAAGCATGCAAAACCTGATTGATTACGCGCTTCGGGAAGACGCTCCGGCAGCCATGCGCGCCGAAGCCGTTGATGCCCTCAGCACCTGGGCGCGGCCTTCCGTGCTGGACCGTGTTACCGGACGCTACCGCGGAGAGGTGGAAAGGGACCCGGCTCTTGTTCAGGAGCGATCGGCCGAAGCCCTTCTCCGTTTGCTCAGCGATGAAGAAACCGGCTTGCGGCTCAGCGCCGCAAACGCCCTTGGCAAATTGAAAATAAGCCGCGGCGCCCCCGACCTGCTTGTGCGTCTTGAAAACGATCAGGCGTCCGAAGTCCGGGTGGCTGCCCTGGAGGCGCTGGCCCTGCTGGAGTACGAGCAAATTGGCGAAGCCATTGCCCGGGCACTTTCCGACCCGGAAAAGAGCGTGCGTATCGCCGGCCTGGACCTGCTCCCCGAAATGAACCTACCTGCAGAGCAGAAGGTCTCCCTCCTTTCCGGGGTGATTGCCACTAAAACCTCCGGTGAAAAACAGGCGGCCTTGCTAACACTTGGCAACCTGTCGGCGGAAAGCACCCGGCCCGCCTTCGACCGGCTGCTGGAACAGCTTGCTGCCGGAAAAATCGCCCCGGAGATCCGCCTCGAGCTGGCCGAAGCCATCGACAGCACACATTCTGCGGAACTCACCGAAAAACTGCAAGCCATAAACGCCGGGCTGGCTCCCGATACCAGTATGGCCGCCTATGCCGGGCTGTTATTTGGCGGCGATGTGGGAAAAGGCCGGTCCATCCTCTTTTCCAACCAAACCGCACAATGCATGCGCTGCCACTCCATCGATGACTACGGGGCCAATATCGCTCCCAACCTCAACGGCGTAGCCAGCCGGAACACCAGGGAACAGCTGCTGGAATCCCTGATCGCGCCCAGCGCGAGGATTACTCCTGGCTACGGTTTTGTGACGGTAGAACTCGAGGGCGGAAAATCCCTGACAGGTGTGCTTCAAAGGGAAAACGACAACAGCCTCACCCTCAAGGTCGGCGATGAACCCGACACCCTGATCTACAAAAAGCAGGTGGTCCGCCGCACTAATGCCCCCTCCAGCATGCCCGTGATGAAGGACATTTTAAGCAAACGGGAGATCCGCGATCTGGTAAGCTTCCTGGCCACGTTAAAAGAATAA
- a CDS encoding Fic family protein has translation MPTRRIENILQNSVDEILFGSSDKAVSQQISRLEKAGKLKKIAPRVYTSNIAESPQVLFKRNWYKILAHLYPGALLSHRSALEFKPTSTEEIFITYKYTKNISLPGLLVRALKGIGPIDGDSSFFKELYVSQEPRAFLENFQTSAAKNKTLKTLPRETIENKLDTIIRTRGEEGLNLLRDQARSIAPRLNMEREFGQLDRVISALLSTGNTKSLSSPVTKARLSGFPYDPARIDLFNHLYEYLAGRDYPSFEERNQSPVAYQNFAFFESYFSNYIEGTRFEVEEAKEIIRTATPLPTRDEDSHDILGTYQIVADKKEMSRTPATADQLLEILKYRHAVLLSARPSKTPGWFKNKNNRAGNTVFVDWKLVAGTLKKGFEFYSLLRNPFSKAAYIMFLVSEVHPFLDGNGRIARVMMNAELSSRGLSKIIIPTVYREDYMGALRLLTRQGDPAPYIRMLSRAYEFSNSVHDEDMDSMQSYLNACNAFKEPEAGKLKYHAV, from the coding sequence ATGCCCACGCGAAGGATAGAAAATATTCTACAAAATTCAGTTGATGAAATCCTGTTCGGAAGCTCCGACAAAGCGGTCTCTCAACAAATCAGCCGTTTGGAAAAAGCCGGGAAACTGAAAAAGATAGCTCCCAGGGTCTATACTTCTAATATAGCAGAATCGCCCCAGGTTCTGTTCAAAAGAAACTGGTACAAGATTCTTGCACATCTATACCCTGGGGCATTGTTGAGCCACCGCAGTGCGCTTGAATTCAAACCAACCTCCACGGAAGAAATCTTCATTACGTACAAATACACTAAAAATATTTCCCTGCCAGGACTCCTTGTTAGAGCATTAAAGGGTATCGGACCAATTGATGGCGACTCCTCTTTTTTTAAAGAATTATACGTTTCACAAGAGCCCCGCGCCTTTTTGGAAAATTTTCAGACATCTGCGGCGAAAAACAAGACATTAAAAACGCTACCAAGGGAAACTATTGAAAACAAACTGGATACAATTATTCGTACGAGGGGCGAGGAAGGGCTCAACTTGCTACGCGATCAAGCACGATCAATAGCCCCCAGGTTGAATATGGAAAGGGAATTCGGCCAATTGGACAGGGTGATCAGCGCATTGCTATCAACCGGAAATACAAAATCACTCTCCTCTCCCGTTACGAAGGCGCGACTTTCTGGTTTTCCTTATGATCCAGCCCGTATTGATTTATTCAATCATTTGTACGAGTACCTGGCCGGCCGTGATTATCCTTCCTTCGAAGAACGGAATCAATCACCCGTTGCATACCAGAATTTCGCCTTCTTCGAAAGTTATTTCTCCAACTATATAGAAGGAACCCGGTTTGAAGTTGAAGAAGCAAAAGAAATCATCCGTACGGCAACTCCTCTTCCAACAAGGGACGAAGATTCCCACGATATTCTCGGAACTTACCAGATAGTAGCCGACAAAAAAGAGATGAGCCGCACTCCAGCTACTGCAGACCAACTGCTGGAAATTCTAAAGTACCGCCATGCTGTTTTACTAAGCGCAAGGCCGTCCAAGACGCCCGGCTGGTTTAAAAACAAGAACAATCGGGCGGGGAATACGGTGTTTGTAGATTGGAAGCTTGTCGCAGGCACCTTGAAGAAAGGGTTCGAGTTCTATTCACTCTTAAGGAATCCATTTAGCAAAGCAGCTTATATAATGTTCCTTGTCAGTGAGGTCCATCCCTTTCTGGATGGAAACGGAAGGATCGCACGTGTGATGATGAATGCCGAATTATCATCGAGGGGATTGTCCAAGATAATAATTCCTACCGTTTATCGGGAAGACTATATGGGCGCGCTGAGACTGCTGACGCGACAGGGAGATCCCGCTCCATATATTCGCATGTTATCCCGCGCATATGAATTCAGCAATAGTGTGCATGATGAAGATATGGATAGTATGCAGTCCTATCTTAACGCCTGCAATGCCTTTAAAGAGCCGGAAGCGGGTAAGTTGAAATACCATGCCGTTTAA
- a CDS encoding Gfo/Idh/MocA family protein, whose translation MVALCDVDKNLLNQAGDMVSKRQKSGKVPRLYNDYRKMLAENELDIVLIGTPDHWHALQAITAMKAGAHVYVQKPISVDVIEGEAMVAAARKYKRVVQVGTQRKSTPHLIDAKKNIVDAGLLGKISHVEMCCYYHMRANGNPPEEPVPDFLDYEMWTGPAPLRPYDGLPHRRWWRTFMEYGNGITGDMCIHMFDTVRWMLDLGWPKRISSTGGIYVQKDGKSNISDTQSAIFEYEGLNCLWQHRTWGTPADPEYPWSFKLYGEKGTLAASTMQYDFSPQGKNGKAIHKDVVFEKEKYPEDLTEPDIELNAAPATRLHMIDFLHAIETGGRPVADIEEGHISTASCILANLSMGTGRPLVYDPAKRIVKGDPEATELLRRAYREGWEHPEPAKV comes from the coding sequence GTGGTCGCATTATGCGATGTGGACAAGAACCTGCTAAACCAGGCGGGAGACATGGTGAGTAAACGGCAGAAATCCGGGAAAGTACCTCGTTTGTATAATGACTATCGTAAAATGCTGGCGGAAAACGAACTGGATATCGTTCTGATTGGCACACCCGACCATTGGCACGCCCTCCAGGCCATAACGGCCATGAAAGCCGGGGCGCATGTCTATGTGCAAAAGCCCATCAGCGTGGATGTGATCGAGGGAGAAGCCATGGTCGCAGCTGCGCGAAAATACAAGCGGGTGGTGCAAGTGGGCACACAGCGAAAAAGCACCCCGCACCTGATAGATGCCAAGAAAAACATCGTCGATGCCGGCTTGCTAGGGAAAATATCCCACGTAGAAATGTGCTGCTACTACCATATGCGGGCAAACGGGAATCCTCCGGAAGAACCGGTACCTGACTTCCTGGATTACGAGATGTGGACCGGCCCCGCCCCTCTTCGCCCCTACGACGGCTTGCCCCACAGGCGTTGGTGGCGCACTTTCATGGAATACGGGAACGGGATCACCGGAGATATGTGCATCCACATGTTCGACACCGTACGCTGGATGCTTGACCTGGGATGGCCCAAGCGCATTAGCTCCACCGGGGGAATTTACGTTCAAAAAGACGGAAAATCCAACATTTCCGATACCCAATCGGCGATTTTTGAATACGAGGGGCTGAACTGCCTCTGGCAACACCGCACCTGGGGAACCCCGGCGGATCCTGAATACCCCTGGTCGTTCAAATTGTACGGTGAAAAGGGGACGCTGGCGGCCAGCACCATGCAATATGACTTTAGCCCTCAGGGCAAAAACGGCAAAGCAATACATAAGGACGTGGTTTTTGAGAAAGAAAAATATCCCGAAGACCTGACCGAACCGGATATCGAGCTGAACGCCGCCCCCGCCACCCGCCTGCATATGATCGACTTCCTTCATGCCATTGAAACAGGCGGCCGCCCGGTAGCCGATATCGAAGAAGGCCATATTTCAACCGCCAGCTGTATCCTGGCAAACCTCTCCATGGGAACCGGCCGGCCCCTGGTCTACGATCCCGCAAAACGTATTGTAAAAGGGGATCCCGAAGCCACGGAACTTCTCAGGCGGGCATACCGGGAAGGCTGGGAGCATCCGGAACCGGCGAAGGTTTAA
- a CDS encoding 4'-phosphopantetheinyl transferase family protein — MPIVFRKNIAEGTELSIWRIAESADQLYSKLQLDERERAVFDSFKNQHKRSLHWLGSRVLLRTLLNTDKYINLKIDEYRKPYLANLPHQVSISHSHDFAAVMVSLNGPVGVDIEEISPKIEKVAFRFLLPEELSFIAEKTACAGIADGEARLHHLYACWSVKEAIYKWYGKGGLAFQGGIILQPFPLEKEGCVRAKVLLDGQWREMNACYREFEGYMLAWCY, encoded by the coding sequence ATGCCCATCGTTTTCAGGAAAAACATTGCAGAGGGTACAGAACTGAGCATTTGGCGGATAGCTGAAAGCGCCGACCAGTTATATAGCAAGCTTCAGCTGGATGAACGGGAGCGGGCGGTTTTTGATTCCTTTAAAAACCAGCACAAGCGCAGCCTGCATTGGCTGGGCAGCAGGGTGTTACTGCGCACTCTCCTGAACACAGATAAATATATTAATCTGAAAATAGACGAGTACCGCAAGCCTTACCTGGCTAATTTGCCTCACCAGGTGTCCATTAGCCATTCACATGATTTTGCCGCTGTAATGGTGAGCCTCAACGGACCCGTAGGAGTAGATATTGAAGAGATCAGCCCTAAGATCGAAAAAGTGGCTTTTCGTTTCCTGCTGCCGGAAGAACTTTCCTTTATTGCTGAAAAGACAGCATGCGCCGGAATCGCAGACGGGGAGGCCAGGCTGCATCATCTGTATGCCTGCTGGAGCGTCAAGGAAGCAATCTATAAATGGTACGGAAAAGGAGGGCTTGCCTTTCAGGGCGGGATCATCCTGCAGCCTTTCCCGCTGGAAAAGGAGGGATGCGTGAGGGCTAAAGTACTGCTGGACGGGCAATGGAGGGAAATGAATGCCTGCTACAGGGAATTTGAAGGCTATATGCTGGCCTGGTGTTATTAA
- a CDS encoding formimidoylglutamase, with translation MSLKPEATGAFVFSHWLRYFSLRMSVADFFSPVSSPDADLHPAQLGARIQSHQRSFPDLEKVSLALFGVEEDRQAVSNEGCAGGMEALRPHLYRLFEGTFDASKVADLGTIKQGATVEDTYFAVKTVVSELIKQDIMPVIIGGSNDLAFAQYLAYGLAEQKVEMVAVDSRFDLDEMEVEVAKPSSDSYLNKIILHEPNWLFNYSNLAYQSYFVTQNSLRLMDKMYFDVHRLGQVTEDLQETEPVIRNGNMLSFDISAIRSPDAPGNGNASPNGLYGEQACHLCRYAGINGRLLSAGFYEFNPAYDRNGQTAGLLAQMIWYFIDGFFARQADYPFGTHPDFTKYRAFLEGEGGHEVIFYKSNRSGRWWMQIPYPENHSKNDRFHLVPCSYKDYQQASNGEMPDRWWKTYQKLV, from the coding sequence ATGAGCCTAAAGCCCGAAGCCACCGGCGCATTTGTATTTTCTCACTGGTTGCGCTATTTTAGCCTCCGCATGTCAGTAGCTGATTTTTTTTCTCCAGTGAGCAGTCCGGACGCGGATCTGCATCCGGCGCAGCTGGGAGCGCGTATACAGTCCCACCAACGGTCTTTTCCCGACCTCGAAAAGGTTTCTCTCGCATTATTCGGGGTGGAGGAAGACCGGCAGGCGGTTTCCAACGAGGGTTGCGCCGGTGGGATGGAGGCGTTAAGGCCGCATCTTTACCGCTTGTTCGAAGGAACTTTTGACGCGTCGAAAGTGGCTGACCTTGGTACTATTAAACAAGGGGCTACGGTAGAAGATACCTATTTTGCGGTAAAGACGGTGGTGTCGGAGCTTATCAAGCAGGATATTATGCCGGTGATCATTGGAGGAAGTAATGATCTTGCTTTTGCGCAATACCTCGCGTACGGGCTGGCGGAGCAGAAAGTGGAGATGGTAGCGGTGGACAGCCGGTTCGACCTGGATGAAATGGAAGTGGAGGTGGCAAAGCCCTCATCCGATTCTTACCTGAATAAAATTATTCTTCACGAGCCCAACTGGCTTTTTAATTACAGCAACCTGGCTTACCAATCCTATTTTGTCACGCAGAACAGTCTTCGGCTGATGGATAAAATGTACTTTGATGTACACCGGCTGGGACAGGTAACGGAGGATCTGCAGGAGACCGAGCCGGTGATCAGGAACGGCAATATGCTGAGCTTTGATATTTCTGCGATCCGGAGCCCCGATGCGCCCGGGAACGGGAATGCTTCGCCTAACGGTTTGTACGGAGAACAGGCTTGTCATTTGTGCCGGTACGCGGGTATTAACGGCCGTTTATTGTCCGCCGGATTTTATGAGTTTAATCCTGCCTACGACCGGAATGGTCAGACAGCCGGCCTGCTGGCGCAGATGATCTGGTATTTCATAGATGGATTTTTTGCGCGCCAGGCAGATTACCCCTTTGGGACTCATCCGGATTTTACCAAGTACAGGGCTTTCCTGGAAGGCGAAGGCGGGCACGAGGTGATCTTCTATAAAAGTAACCGGAGCGGCCGCTGGTGGATGCAGATCCCATATCCCGAAAACCATTCTAAAAACGACCGGTTTCACCTGGTTCCCTGTTCCTACAAAGATTACCAGCAGGCGAGCAATGGCGAAATGCCCGACCGCTGGTGGAAAACCTACCAGAAACTGGTTTAA